A window of Quercus robur chromosome 12, dhQueRobu3.1, whole genome shotgun sequence genomic DNA:
GGATAGCCAAACGGCATGAACGCGTCGTGAATGAATtcagaggaatgtctcgtagaccggtacatttcCTGGGCAGATGAAGAGACGCCAACATTAATAAGGGGCTGAGTTAAACTAGCTATAATAAAGGTttggtattaccaaaaccctcctctccaaccaagaggttGGACAGcagagttttgaggggctattgtggggcccaataattcgtgggccaggcccatttattcgttggggtctaaaggcccaagccgaggaaggtGATGGCCCAGGCTCGGCAATACAAGTACGAAATAgccttgggacacagccgaggacgattcagtcctcgacatgtccgagatctcacaagaagaaagggcaaaaatggtatagaaacaacttgggaaaaaatctaaaatatctgtgcCAATAGAAAGGGGTATGCTGGAAAGTGTAACGatcagggaaagctgcccttactgccattcaatactctgcacgtgacagagccatactctccagcttttacaaccacccccaaccactctgggtatgggctgatgggataagtatcagtcttggaatatCGAttctacacgtggacgaaggataaaaaacacaggctagtataaaaggaaaagtaagcaattcaTAGCAGGGGCTGGGAAAGATGGCAAAAAACCAGaacctcccagcccgcctccaggagaaagactcctagggcgaagacgacttaaccatgtatggatatcacgaaaaacccactgcctggtgaccaaggcctagcctttcaaacccatgctctacaaatgatgttgtttgggcctttttacgtgcgaacccaacattgttacggttcgttacaaatcgtgtccttacatcaatatattataattttaacatattttacGATATAATTTTAGATCTCAGCTAAGAAAACTAATCACAGCAGAGATAtcacttttaaaatatatatatatatatataataaagcaAATATGTACAGGAAAATTTATACAATTCTTGATATTTTTCACAAgtttatttttcacatgaagGGCCTGTTTaggatccacttattttgctgaaacaaaaatttatttgctgaaagtactgtaggtAAAGGTAAATGTTAGTTGAAAGAGTACAAtgagatccatgaatagtatcaaaaagtgcaatgggacccatgaataataggaaaaataagctgaatagtaaaataaattggcaaaaaataagctagccaaacggacacaaaatttagatatcAAGAATTTGCTGATATGATATCCTTGCTATTTCAGGTGAGATAATTTTAACtgatacttaaaaaaaaaaaattaaaaaaattaaaaactattttgaaTTAATCTAGTTAATATAAAAGATTGAGAGCACATGATAAAGAATTATTACTCAAAAGGTAAACCATACACCAGCTACAATTCATCAATCATCATAAGGAGGCAATGAACCTAATGACCCTGTTTTTACATGCTTACAGAAACTATAATAAACCCCCTTCCTTCTCTATTTTCACTCCTAAAAGAGATAGAATCTATGTAGCAATGTTTTCGACGTTCTTTATAATCGAATCAAACTACCATTCTATCTCTATCAGCTCTTTCATATGCTACAGCGTTTGGTTGGAATTAGCAAAGAGGCAGAGGTGATGGATAATAATTATCTGTAGACTATATACACTTATTAAGACATGAAACCAAAGCTAGAAAAATCCAATACTAGAGTAAGATACAGCTAAATCGACTTTTAGTTAGGAAAAAATAACTAGCAAATCTTGAAGATCTATATAGGCTCATTTCAAAATCTAATCTTCAAAGAGCAATGCACACATTAGATGAAACATTCTCCTTGAGATAAAGGATTAAAGCACAAAACAATTAGAAGGGTTTAACATAAAACGAGTTCCAATTCAAAATAGTAACCGagaaagcaaatccactagaggattgtaaaacctaacaaaaaaagtattgagTTATAACAAAAATCTAAACTGTATCTTTCCTTGCAAGAATGGAAGACAATCAAGAACCTATAACAAGGCAATAGGAGGCACCACATCCTTAGGAAGTagtttttgatctttttggGGCACGGTATTGACCAATAAAACAAGCATGGTATCGCTCATAAGGTTCAAGAGTAATGCTCTCAAATGGCTTGAGCTGATTCTCCTTTAGCTTATCCTTTTCCATAGCAAAAACGGTCTCAGCAGGTACCGTAGAATCAATGCAATTGGCCTGAAATATACAAGATTCTTTAACATGAAAAATAGTAGCACATTAATATTGAATATGCAAAGTATACGATTTTTGGCTATGAGAGTGGGGCTCCAGCTGATTAGGTTACCACAAGATTTGCAAAGTTTAGTGTAAGTAGATAATCAATAacaccaaacactagaaaaatggaaaacaacTTATCAAAAGATAGTTTAAGCTGAAATAAAGGGAGACTTTATACAGTATATTAGAGGGGGGAAAACTGTTATTGTTCCTGCTAATCATTACACAAGTAAGaacttcaataaaattttcagatctaatGTTAGAGGATAATGATATATATTTAGAAAGAAACattaaacaattaaacataTGTACTAACCTTGATAGAAATAACGAACCAACCACCAGCTTTCAAGAAATAAGAAGCATTCAGTGCTAAAATCCTTGTCTGCAAAATCATGGACAAAGCAAACAAAATTCAGATAAATCAAAGAATATTAGTAGCCAAAAACCATTCCTACAAAGAAATTGGGCCATTTAATCCTCCTTCCTGTCTTCTATAAGCTCCCCTTTTACAAATGAGTAGTCAAGATGACTCCAATCACATTTGATTTCTGAGAGCAAGGGTATATTCTTGTGTTCTTGTCACACCAATTCCTCGCTTGCAAAACCTAAGATCTCATGAATGgcattgaaaatttgacaaaactgaCCAAACAAAATGCACACCAATGACCAGGAATTTCAATAACTTGCCCATATGGGGGAGGTAAGAGCTTATGAGTTGAGTTTATTCTCAAGGGGataaaagaaagcaagaaaaagggggggggggggggtggtgtggTAAGAATCAGGTCAAGAAAATCAACCAATCAAAAGGTTTTACATTGGAATATCATGTACATGAAGAAGGAACAAGCTTAATAAATTCCTTTCTCAATAGCTACAATTCTCCACAAATCAAGGACTGAATGTTCCAGCCGATGACTGTACATGAACATTTGAGTAATGGCAGTGAGATGATCATGAGTCACGATGAAACAAACTATGTACCTACAAAAATTGAAGATATACCTAGggcaacccaaaatttcaaaattttaaagagtGAGAAAAGAACCACAGAAgtaatatgttaaaaaaaaggtaacacAAACAGTAAATCCTAATAATTTGTCAAATGTCTACAGCTGCTTGATACAACATTGAAATTATATAATCTAACCAACTCAAAAAGCTACAATTAACCAGTAAAAACTGTGTAACACCAAAAAACAGTGGTCATCAATGAATATACTCATTATTCCTGTCTTAAAAAgattcacaaaataaaaacagtactcacaaacaaagaaaagaacaaacatATATCACAACTAATTTCTAAACAATCCTCTCAGCTTTTCACCATGACAAATGAGAAgtaaagaataaattaaaaatattttaagatcCTGGAAATCGACACCAAgaatatgggaaaaaaaaaaaaaaaaaactcacttttattttttcttaataattacACAGGCAGTAGGTGGATTTTGAACTTATAATACGaccctccaccttgctcttacTAGAGATAGAAGAAGGTAAGATTTAAGTTAGGAGTTTATAGGCAAAGCAAGTTTACTTTGGTAAGATGACTTAGTGTAGTTCCTTAGGTGTAGTACATAAaccccaattaaattcaaatatatagaTTGATTAAATATAATTGTCGCCGAAAAAGataacattgtttgtattttattggtcaatgcaaccatatgtttgaatttaattggaaaatcTAACGTACTGCACCTAAGTAATTGTACCAAGCGAAAAATGACTTTACAAGAGTAAGAACATTAAAGTGACAAATGACTTTATAAGAGCATGAGAAACTTGGGCTCCCCCAGTAATTGTACCAAGTGAAAAATGACTTTACAAGAGTAAGAACATTAAAGTGACAAATGACTTTATAAGAGCATCAGAAACTTGGGCTCCCCCATAATGTCTTGAAGGGGAAACCGAGTATTCATCACATGCACCATGATCTAAACAAGatacaaatttagaaaaatttagTGTACAGTCAGCTTAGATTTCTTGAATGCTTATTTAATTTAACtgggaatgaaaaaaataaagtattactaatatacatttaaatttgaTCTTCAAAGCCTCATTCAAAAGTTAGTAGTATTGAGTAAAATCCTTCTTCAGAAAACAAActtatacaattttaaaaatgataaggcatatttttctcaaaagacACCAAAAGGGCAGGATCACATCAAGAAACTAAAGTAGTAGTCAGTGATAGCAGTAAGGACCTGAGGCAGAAACAAGGAGGAAAAACAGACTAAAAGAAAGACTCTTGTGCCACTGTAAACCTTCCTTCTATAACACATTTAAGTTTGAAGTATGAAGAAGAGACCTGATCGGGCTGAGCAACATCAGAAAATATCACATCCACCATGCCAAGTACCAGCATTCGGTACTTAGAAGGATGTCTAGCATCTTCAATGATTGGGATAACATTCGTGCGCTTCTTTGCCATGTTAATCAAATCTCTACCACTTCTATGAGAAAACTCGACTGCATAAACCACTCCAGTCTACAAGCAAAGAGCATCAATTTTTAAGTAACTCCATTAATTAAAACAAGCATGTAAAGGCTATGTTTTCATATAGACTACTTACAGGGCCAACAATGTCAGACACATGAGAGACACTGGTTCCAGAAGCAGCCCCAAGGTAGAGAACCTTAGCACCAGGTTTCTtcattttacatattaaaatacAAACATTGAAAAGAGTTTGATTATGGACagattttaaaatctaaaaaaaaaaaaaaaatatgaagacaaaaaatgaaatgaaattaagaaatttaggCTAAAACTCACCATCCCTATGTCATCAACACCACCAAGAATGGCGGCAGACAGCTTTGAACGGAATGGGTTCCAAACCCTGTATTCAACTTTTGTTCCATCTTCATTCTggatatatttatatttaataaacaATTACCATCTTtgtacacaaaaaaataaattaatgctcGGCAAGAAATCATTGTGCTTCTTTATATACAGAAAACACTTTCAATTAGCAAACAAAACCTAGTAGTACGTAACAGCAGCTAAATAGATAATTAGCAAAATACTTTAGAAGAGTAAACaaagaatgataaaaaataaacctGCGAATTAACTCTTTTCTCGTTGTAGACAGATTGACCAGGAACCATGTTCTTAGTAAGAAGAACATCGTCTCCTTTAACCTTCATGTAAAAAACTCCTTCATGTCTATGAGCCAAAATCACAGCCTTATTTCCACCTTGAACTCCAGTTCTACCCCCTCCTCTTCCACCACCACCACGGCCTCTTCCTCTACCACCACCAAAACCtcttcctccaccaccaccacctcggCCGCCTCTTCCTCCGcgacctccacctccacctctaCCTCTTCCTCCTCTCCCTCCATCATTCCTGCCCCTAAAACCGCCACCACCACGACTAAGAGGAGGCCTCATCGCTAagaagcagagagagagagtgatacACTTGCTCCGGCTGGCTAGGGTTTATCAAGACTTGTAGAGCAAGTTAGTGGTACACTGTTTCTGAGCACGCCCAAAGGGTTTATCAAGGGTTTGAGGGTTTTTATTTCGGCTTTTTTAATAAGCCCATTACCAATCCTGTCGGGATCCACATCTGTCGGAAAGGCCCACTACAAACCCAACCCATATAATTCCCAAACTCTCCTTTGCCAttcggaaattttttttttttttttttttttttttgagacagtGAAGATAGAAACATattgattaagaaaaaaaacaaaaacaaagagtaaATATGGGCAGATAGACAAACAGGAGCACCACACGGTCCAAGCCActcagagagaaaaaaaaaaaagtataacttCTTTATAGTGTAAAACacgaaaataaataaaaaataagcacACTCTCGTTTGGTAacgttgttctagtaacgttatttgtattttttggaaatatataggtgaaaaaatgtgtaaaaatatatataatattgtttaaaaattgaagagtGTTGCTTAAAATGTCATACCAAACGGCCTCTCATAATGCTCAAACCCGTGGGGgagttttatgtatttatttccttcttattaTTTTGGGGTCtagaattaatttttaaatgctCATAATTGTTgctttttaatgcatttttcgTACATGTCAAACAATTCGATCTTcgtttaaaaataataataataataataagttaaaaACTAGTCTTTGAATGCGCGTGTTTAGAGGCTCTGTCtttatgattaaaaatttatttgtatttctcTATTGCATTGCACGTGttcaaagactttttttttttaattaaaatattatttgtatttctATATTGCATccattgttctttttttttgtatttctatatataaaatgacCATTTGATATATAAACGAATTCTAGTGTAGTAGAGTGTTTCAAGTTTGAACACCTAAAGAGAGTTAAGAAAAATCTTTTCAGTCCCACCTAAAATGACCATTTGTAGTCCCACTAAAAGAAGGAGGCATTTGCTTTAGAAAAGCCTCTTGGGTAGAACCTTGGCTAACTCTAGCTGGAGGATGGATATTAGCTGCCCTTTGGGCAATCTCCTCCAACACTTGGTTGCACACATTACTTATATATGAAACTTGCATCTTATTAAGAAACGACATCATACATTCTAGGataccattttttattattaacatATTCATAATCATGAACATTATAATTTAAACTCAACATGTATGTGCGGTAAATTAGGCATGCAATTATACAAACATAGAGTACAAcaaaattcacaaaacaaaattcaaatgtCTCCGAAGAGATATGCCTTTACTAATCTACCCAAGCTACCCTTTTTGAGTTCTAACAACACTTACATCTATCTAAAAGTCTATAAAATCATAACCTATGCTCTGATACCACAACTGTCACGACCCAAACTTGTACTTCAGAGTTTAGAGCATGACCGGcatgttaatatcaagtttacCTCAATAGTAACACGAACCAACCTAAACTGAAGGTACTTATCAAGAATTGTTTCTTGAATTCCTACTTATTTTCTTGCATAAAAGCCAATACATACAAAAATGATGGCAACCCTGAAATTTCATTTCCTTCGAACTTGGAAAAATACCACTTGGCTAAAACTTAAGGTATTCATGTAAATATTACATAGCTAAATGTTTAGCAAAACTCTTATTACAAATCTAACCCCAAAGACATACAACTGGGGTTCAAAACAAACTAAGGTACCGAATTACATCTGTGCTTAAAGGATCAAGTACATCTTGATTCCTTCTATACAACAAAGAGCTAACTGCTATGCAACAAAACTCTACATTCTAACAAACGAGAAAACACAGAATCCTTGCCACCTCTAATACTCTCGCTGCTTCTAGGAAGAACCTGTGCACTGAAATATAATAGGGTGAGTTGCGAAACCCAATAAGGTTTTAAAGCTCCATGGGCCTTTAATaagaatgcatgtaaatcaaataGTTTATGGATATGCCAGCTTTGATAAAATAGCCTTCATACTATTCATACTACTCTTAAAATAACTTATGAACTTTCagagaaaaatatttaattttcctttcatataataataaaaggacaTAATAAGGAACATAAATATAATTCTGTAACCTTATCTTAAAAAGGACTATAAATGTTTCATCATAAACTTCTTTACATGAgagcttttaatttttcataatgcatttaaacaaaatcattttctcatgatcaataacataatataaCTATTCATAACATATTGGTTAGTCCACATTTGATAAGTCTATACAGAGAAGGCCTCATCACATTTAGGTGACCTCGtgtgcatgatattgtcctctttgaGAGGCCTGATGGCACATTTCCTCAAGGTTTTACTCCTCTCCGCCGTTCGTACACATTAGGGAGAAGGCCTTATTCAGATTAGAGTTACGGGCaaccccatttcctctactttaaatggctAAACAGATAACATTTTCCATGGAAAGCCAATAATTAACTCCTACTGGCTGAGTTTAGAACATAACAATGGAATAACCCGAACGCTATATTTTTTCTGATAACTATGCTTTTACATAATTATTTCATAATAGTAGCATATCTACTTAATTCCTAATATTATGTTTGTGATATAGGTACTAGCATTAATATGCTAAAATTATCATatacataagattgaacaacTCACGAACATATACTTTACTTAAATCATGCTTATATGTAATATCTCTAATCAAAAAGTTTTAATGCATAATAGTTTTCGAAATAATCTTTATACTTATTAAAAGCACACATCACAAATTCCTTACCTGAAAACAGAAGGCGCGAGA
This region includes:
- the LOC126709913 gene encoding rRNA 2'-O-methyltransferase fibrillarin 2-like, producing the protein MRPPLSRGGGGFRGRNDGGRGGRGRGGGGGRGGRGGRGGGGGGRGFGGGRGRGRGGGGRGGGRTGVQGGNKAVILAHRHEGVFYMKVKGDDVLLTKNMVPGQSVYNEKRVNSQNEDGTKVEYRVWNPFRSKLSAAILGGVDDIGMKPGAKVLYLGAASGTSVSHVSDIVGPTGVVYAVEFSHRSGRDLINMAKKRTNVIPIIEDARHPSKYRMLVLGMVDVIFSDVAQPDQTRILALNASYFLKAGGWFVISIKANCIDSTVPAETVFAMEKDKLKENQLKPFESITLEPYERYHACFIGQYRAPKRSKTTS